Below is a genomic region from Actinoallomurus bryophytorum.
CACCGCTGGTGTCGCCGGCCAGGATCGGCTCGGTCACGACGCCGAACACCGGCCCCGTGTCGAGGTCCTCCTCGATCTGGAACGTCGCGGCACCGGTGATCTCGTCGCCGTGGAGGACGGCCCGTTGTACGGGGGCGGCTCCGCGCCAGGCGGGCAGCAGCGAGAAGTGCAGGTTGATCCAGCCGTGCCGGGGGATGTCGAGCGCCACGCCGGGGATGAGCGCGCCGTACGCCACGACGGGGCAGCAGTCCGGCGCGATGGCGCGCAGCCGGTCGAGGAACTCGGGGTCCTTGGCCTTTGCGGGCTTGAGCACCTCGATGCCGGCCTCGGCCGCGCGCTGCCCGACCGGGCTCGCGGTCAGTTTGCGCCCACGACCGGCCGGGGCGTCGGGCCGCGTGATCGCGGCGACGACCTCGTGCCTGGACTCGAGCAGGGCTTCGAGGGCCGGGACGGCGACCTCGGGAGTACCGGCGAAGACGAGCCGCACTAGAGAGCCTTTCCGAACATCGCGTGCGGAGAGTCCTTGACGATCGGCGCGGGCTCGCCGAACCACTCGGCCTCGCGGATGGCCTTCATCGCGGCCTTGCGCTGCTCGGCGTCGAGCCGGTCGACGAAGATGATGCCGTCGAGGTGGTCGGTCTCGTGCTGGACGCAGCGGGCCATCAGGTGGGTGCCCTCGACGACGATCGGCTCGCCGTACATGTTGAAGCC
It encodes:
- the fmt gene encoding methionyl-tRNA formyltransferase → MRLVFAGTPEVAVPALEALLESRHEVVAAITRPDAPAGRGRKLTASPVGQRAAEAGIEVLKPAKAKDPEFLDRLRAIAPDCCPVVAYGALIPGVALDIPRHGWINLHFSLLPAWRGAAPVQRAVLHGDEITGAATFQIEEDLDTGPVFGVVTEPILAGDTSGDLLGRLAQTGAQLLVATMDGVEEGELEPRPQPSDGVSFAPKLTPEDAHVDWTLPAHHIDRLIRACTPAPGAWTTFHDDRLKLGPVRPAPDGPALVPGELRATKTETFAGTGTHPVVLGDVQPQGKQRMAATDWARGVRPAEGDALR